A genomic region of Cyprinus carpio isolate SPL01 chromosome B11, ASM1834038v1, whole genome shotgun sequence contains the following coding sequences:
- the LOC109054770 gene encoding DNA polymerase epsilon subunit 4-like, whose amino-acid sequence MAATESAAPAESELDRGGAEDEPRGAEPEEDAGTGQAGPIAAAQQHRLAKLPLSRIKSLMKADPDVSLASQESVFIIAKATELFVEMIAKDALVYAQQGKRKTLQRKDLDNAIEAIDEFAFLEGTLD is encoded by the exons ATGGCGGCGACTGAGTCTGCAGCTCCCGCGGAGTCTGAGTTGGACCGCGGCGGAGCTGAGGACGAGCCCCGAGGCGCCGAGCCGGAGGAGGACGCAGGGACCGGGCAGGCTGGGCCCATCGCGGCCGCGCAGCAGCACCGTCTCGCCAAGCTACCTCTGTCGCGCATCAAATCTCTGATGAAAGCCGATCCGGATGTGAGTCTGGCCAGTCAAGAGTCTGTGTTCATCATAGCTAAAGCCACg GAGCTTTTTGTTGAAATGATCGCCAAGGACGCTCTTGTTTATGCACAACAGGGAAAGAGAAAAACCCTTCAACGCAAAGACTTGG ACAATGCTATTGAAGCAATAGATGAGTTTGCGTTTTTGGAAG GTACCCTGGACTGA